The proteins below come from a single Methanothermobacter sp. genomic window:
- a CDS encoding asparagine synthetase B, with protein MCGIAGFRGAGARDKVAAMLNTIGHRGPDARGLYHDGRITIKTSEGEDVLEAPPSEDIALGHNLLSIVGGPQPVSGDGVLVFNGEIYSHDIPAGGDAHLILDLIEAHGDDLEDAIRFAVSELDGDYAFIYTDGVNLAAVRDPVGVKPLYHSGEAFASERKALWSIGLRNIESLPPGHAIINGRLVKLRGLPQPRTCTESPHELKGLLKSAIRESVKKRTRGLRKAALVFSGGVDSTLLAVLLREYLDITLYTVGTPGSPDVEFASRAAEDLGMDLKVIEVTEEAVRGALPHVLGAIEVYNPMQIAIAMPLYLASREASAAGFRVMFSGQGADELFAGYHRYRRLLEDGNLEDALMHDLENIYQVNLERDDAVTMANSVELRVPFLDLRVIELALTTPTCFKIRGPDDEMRKHILREVAAEMGVPDYIARRPKKAAQYGSGIDRILRRRVLPGFDHESFLRRLMNDGGVFQR; from the coding sequence ATGTGTGGTATAGCAGGGTTCAGGGGAGCAGGCGCCAGGGACAAGGTCGCCGCGATGCTCAACACCATCGGACACAGGGGCCCGGATGCAAGGGGCCTATACCATGACGGCAGGATCACCATAAAAACCAGTGAGGGGGAGGATGTGCTTGAGGCCCCTCCCTCAGAGGATATTGCACTGGGCCACAACCTCCTCTCAATAGTGGGGGGACCCCAGCCGGTTTCAGGTGATGGGGTCCTGGTTTTCAACGGCGAAATCTACAGTCATGACATCCCAGCTGGTGGTGATGCCCACCTCATACTGGACCTCATAGAGGCCCACGGCGACGACCTTGAGGATGCAATCCGCTTTGCAGTCAGTGAACTTGACGGGGACTACGCCTTCATCTACACCGATGGAGTGAACCTTGCAGCGGTGAGGGACCCTGTGGGTGTCAAGCCACTCTACCATTCCGGGGAGGCCTTTGCATCGGAGAGAAAGGCCCTGTGGAGTATAGGTCTGCGGAACATTGAGAGCCTTCCACCGGGTCACGCCATTATAAATGGGAGGTTGGTGAAGCTGCGGGGACTCCCTCAGCCCAGAACATGCACCGAAAGCCCCCATGAACTTAAAGGTCTCCTGAAATCTGCCATCAGGGAATCGGTAAAAAAGAGGACCCGTGGACTCAGGAAGGCCGCACTTGTATTCTCAGGTGGTGTGGACAGCACCCTCCTTGCTGTGCTCCTCAGGGAATACCTGGACATCACCCTCTACACGGTGGGTACACCTGGATCGCCGGATGTTGAATTCGCATCAAGGGCAGCAGAGGACCTTGGCATGGACCTCAAGGTAATTGAGGTTACAGAGGAGGCTGTGAGGGGTGCCCTCCCCCATGTCCTCGGTGCGATTGAGGTTTACAATCCCATGCAGATCGCCATTGCCATGCCCCTATACCTTGCATCCAGGGAGGCGTCGGCTGCAGGCTTCAGGGTCATGTTTTCGGGGCAGGGAGCCGATGAGCTCTTCGCAGGTTACCACCGCTACAGAAGGCTACTTGAGGATGGAAACCTTGAAGATGCGCTGATGCATGATTTGGAGAACATATACCAGGTAAACCTTGAACGTGATGACGCTGTTACAATGGCAAACTCGGTGGAACTCAGGGTCCCCTTCCTTGACCTGAGGGTTATAGAGTTGGCCCTCACAACCCCCACCTGCTTCAAGATAAGGGGCCCCGATGATGAGATGAGAAAGCACATCCTCAGGGAGGTGGCGGCTGAGATGGGGGTACCTGATTACATTGCAAGGAGGCCCAAGAAGGCAGCCCAGTACGGTTCAGGGATTGATCGGATACTTAGAAGGAGGGTGCTCCCTGGATTCGACCATGAGTCCTTCCTGAGGAGACTCATGAATGATGGTGGAGTCTTTCAGAGATGA
- a CDS encoding homoserine dehydrogenase — MMRVRICLVGLGAVGQGFLRAARFKGEYLKKRYGLELTFTGIADSSGAIYDENGLDIAEILRHKKTDGVGRHPMGVEGMSGLELLEEVEYDCLVEATPTSITDGEPGKSLLIEALGDGKHVVTSNKGHLALFYSELMELSSEAGAELMFEASVGGAMPIINLARETLTSCSIESVIGILNGTTNFILSRMTSEGSSYEQALLEAQELGIAETNPAQDVEGTDAACKAVILANAILGRACTLRDVSVEGITGITQGAIELAAQEGYLIKLIAEISDDTLEVGPRLVRMGSPYAVDGTLNMATLRTDLAGEVTAVGRGAGSLETASAMLTDTLTIWRRHRKSI; from the coding sequence GTGATGAGAGTGAGGATATGTCTGGTTGGTCTGGGAGCGGTGGGTCAGGGATTCCTCAGAGCGGCCCGGTTCAAGGGCGAATACCTGAAAAAAAGGTATGGTCTGGAGCTGACATTCACAGGGATTGCTGATTCATCAGGGGCAATTTATGATGAAAACGGTCTCGATATAGCTGAAATCCTCAGACACAAGAAGACAGATGGTGTCGGCAGACACCCCATGGGAGTTGAGGGTATGAGCGGCCTTGAACTCCTGGAGGAGGTTGAATACGACTGCCTGGTTGAGGCGACCCCCACCAGCATAACGGATGGTGAACCAGGTAAGTCACTTCTCATAGAGGCCCTTGGGGATGGTAAACACGTTGTAACATCCAATAAGGGGCACCTGGCGCTCTTCTATTCTGAACTAATGGAGCTATCCTCAGAGGCCGGCGCCGAGCTCATGTTTGAGGCATCAGTTGGCGGGGCCATGCCCATAATAAACCTTGCAAGGGAGACCCTCACATCCTGCAGTATAGAATCTGTGATAGGGATACTGAACGGCACCACAAACTTCATACTATCAAGGATGACCTCAGAGGGTTCATCCTATGAGCAGGCCCTCCTTGAGGCACAGGAGCTTGGTATAGCAGAGACCAACCCTGCACAGGATGTTGAGGGTACAGACGCCGCATGCAAGGCGGTTATACTCGCCAATGCAATTCTCGGGAGAGCTTGTACCCTCAGGGATGTCAGTGTGGAGGGTATCACAGGCATAACCCAGGGGGCCATTGAACTGGCAGCCCAGGAGGGTTACCTCATAAAGCTCATCGCTGAGATATCAGATGATACACTGGAGGTGGGTCCGAGGCTCGTGAGGATGGGGTCCCCCTATGCTGTTGACGGGACACTCAACATGGCAACCCTCAGGACGGACCTTGCAGGTGAGGTCACAGCCGTTGGGAGGGGTGCCGGGTCCCTGGAGACAGCATCGGCCATGCTAACAGACACCCTCACCATATGGCGAAGGCATAGAAAAAGCATATAA
- a CDS encoding cofactor-independent phosphoglycerate mutase has product MKYVILVGDGMADYSLDELDGRTPLQAADTPNMDQLAARGACGLLRTIPDGMEAGSDVANLSIMGYNPRRYYTGRGPLEAASIGVELSPEDVAFRCNLINADERIVDFNADHIETDDVAELIDALNTHLETPGRFYAGVSYRNLFVITGPSYADVRVEPPHDIVGEPVDHHLPGGSPEADHIRELMLGSRGVLDSHRVNNERVARGKRPANMIWLWGQGTRPSMEPFSEKYGLKGATITAVDLIKGLGVYAGLENIHVPGATGYLDTDYRAKGRYAAAALEEYDFLYVHVEAPDEAGHAGDVEEKIRAIENIDSFVLGRILDAMTEYDCRISVLPDHPTPVEVKTHVPDPVPCILAGDGVEPDAVKSYDEFSAREGSMGLKDGHRLIEFMKTL; this is encoded by the coding sequence ATGAAATATGTTATTCTTGTTGGAGATGGAATGGCAGATTATTCCCTTGATGAACTTGATGGCAGAACACCACTACAGGCTGCGGATACACCCAACATGGACCAGCTTGCAGCTAGAGGCGCATGTGGACTCCTCAGGACAATACCAGACGGCATGGAGGCGGGCTCAGATGTGGCGAACCTAAGCATAATGGGCTACAACCCCAGGAGGTACTACACAGGGAGGGGGCCCCTTGAAGCCGCAAGTATAGGTGTGGAGCTCTCCCCTGAGGATGTTGCATTCAGGTGCAACCTTATAAACGCAGATGAGAGGATAGTGGACTTTAACGCCGACCACATTGAAACAGATGATGTAGCAGAGCTCATAGATGCCCTCAACACCCACCTTGAAACCCCTGGAAGATTCTATGCTGGAGTGAGCTACAGGAACCTCTTTGTCATCACAGGACCCAGTTATGCCGATGTGCGAGTCGAACCCCCCCATGACATCGTAGGTGAACCCGTGGACCATCACCTCCCCGGGGGGTCACCTGAGGCAGACCATATAAGGGAGCTCATGCTCGGATCAAGGGGGGTCCTTGATTCACACCGGGTTAACAATGAAAGGGTGGCGAGGGGAAAGAGACCGGCAAACATGATCTGGCTCTGGGGTCAGGGTACCAGGCCATCAATGGAACCATTCAGTGAAAAATATGGCCTGAAGGGCGCCACGATAACAGCCGTGGACCTCATAAAGGGTCTCGGTGTATATGCGGGCCTTGAGAACATCCATGTCCCCGGTGCAACAGGCTACCTTGACACCGACTACCGGGCCAAGGGGAGGTACGCGGCAGCGGCCCTCGAGGAATACGACTTCCTGTATGTCCATGTGGAGGCACCCGACGAGGCCGGACACGCAGGTGACGTTGAGGAGAAGATAAGGGCGATAGAGAATATAGACAGCTTTGTACTGGGAAGGATACTTGATGCCATGACAGAATACGATTGCAGGATATCCGTGCTCCCGGATCACCCGACACCCGTCGAGGTGAAAACCCATGTACCTGACCCTGTACCCTGCATACTTGCAGGTGATGGTGTTGAACCTGATGCTGTAAAATCATACGATGAATTCTCTGCCAGGGAGGGTTCAATGGGTCTCAAGGATGGTCATAGACTCATAGAGTTCATGAAAACCCTCTAG
- a CDS encoding allosteric regulator of homoserine dehydrogenase, whose product MRLNLVIELRDAPGQLLSVLEPLGSSGANIVTVIHERDREYGPMVPVQLTVEGDRETLDTAINKLQERGVNIIEMDGAPIREKFTSILIGEISEGDLHETVEAINSVRGASVSDLSLRMSGEKQSARITVEAEHGTREMVLERIQEAASRHDLLLITEV is encoded by the coding sequence ATGCGGTTAAACCTGGTTATTGAACTCCGGGATGCCCCCGGCCAGCTTTTATCTGTACTGGAACCACTGGGGAGCTCCGGTGCCAATATAGTAACTGTTATACATGAAAGGGACCGTGAATACGGGCCGATGGTACCTGTACAGCTCACGGTGGAGGGTGACAGGGAAACACTTGACACTGCCATCAACAAACTCCAGGAGAGGGGTGTTAACATAATCGAGATGGACGGCGCCCCCATCAGGGAGAAATTCACAAGCATACTCATCGGTGAAATCTCAGAGGGAGACCTCCATGAAACTGTGGAGGCAATAAACAGCGTCAGAGGCGCCTCTGTATCTGACCTTTCACTCAGAATGTCCGGGGAAAAACAGTCAGCCAGGATAACCGTTGAGGCCGAACATGGGACCAGGGAGATGGTCCTTGAGAGGATCCAGGAGGCCGCCAGCAGGCATGACCTCCTCCTCATAACAGAGGTCTAG
- the pyrG gene encoding glutamine hydrolyzing CTP synthase — MVHLAKYIVVTGGVVSSIGKGITAASIGRILRSYGLSVTAIKIDPYLNWDSGTLNPYQHGEVFVTDDGMETDLDLGHYERFLDADLPGEANITTGKVYLSVINKERAGEYLGSCVQIIPHITDEIKAMIRRIADKSGADVVLVEVGGTVGDIEGQPFLEALRQLRNEEGHKNVMFVHVTYVPYLRAAGEFKTKPTQHSTKELRSTGINPDMIICRSEMPIDSSLKKKIAHFCDVEEEAVVNAPDASSIYEVPLVLDSENVGEYIVRRIELDVEGKADLKEWKGIVESLMIDEPVVTVGIVGKYVELEDSYISIREALKHAAAHLGIRVEIEWISADDDVSVDDLRHLDSILIPGGFGERGISGKLDAVRFALQEKIPIFGICLGMQCMVIEFARLNGMEGANSTEFDPDTPYPVIDMMEEQKRIRKMGGTMRLGSYDCRVRKGTLAHEAYGEELVTERHRHRFEVNNEFRDELEEKGLVISGTSPDEFLVEMVEIRDHPWFLGCQFHPEFKSRPNRAHPLFVSFLKAAFENKGS; from the coding sequence TTGGTTCATCTGGCCAAGTACATTGTTGTAACAGGAGGAGTTGTAAGTTCTATAGGAAAGGGGATAACAGCAGCATCAATTGGAAGGATACTGAGATCATATGGGCTTTCCGTGACAGCCATCAAGATAGACCCCTACCTAAACTGGGACTCGGGGACCCTCAACCCCTACCAGCACGGTGAGGTCTTTGTTACAGATGACGGTATGGAGACAGACCTTGACCTGGGCCACTATGAGCGCTTCCTGGATGCGGACCTCCCCGGCGAGGCCAACATAACCACAGGTAAGGTTTACCTCTCTGTCATCAACAAGGAGAGGGCCGGTGAATACCTGGGCTCATGTGTGCAGATAATACCCCACATCACCGATGAGATCAAAGCAATGATAAGGAGGATTGCAGATAAAAGCGGGGCTGACGTCGTCCTGGTGGAGGTTGGCGGAACCGTGGGTGACATAGAGGGACAGCCGTTCCTGGAGGCCCTCAGGCAGCTCAGAAATGAGGAGGGCCACAAGAATGTCATGTTCGTCCATGTAACCTATGTCCCATATCTGCGGGCTGCAGGGGAATTCAAGACAAAACCAACACAGCACAGCACAAAGGAGCTCAGGAGTACAGGTATCAACCCTGATATGATAATATGCCGCAGTGAGATGCCCATAGACTCATCACTCAAAAAGAAGATAGCCCACTTCTGTGACGTCGAGGAGGAGGCGGTCGTAAACGCCCCAGACGCATCATCCATATACGAGGTCCCACTGGTCCTTGACAGTGAAAATGTCGGCGAATACATAGTGAGGAGGATAGAACTGGATGTTGAGGGCAAAGCGGATCTTAAAGAGTGGAAGGGAATCGTGGAATCCCTCATGATAGATGAGCCTGTGGTGACAGTTGGGATAGTGGGCAAGTATGTGGAACTCGAGGACTCCTACATAAGCATAAGGGAGGCCCTGAAGCACGCCGCAGCCCACCTGGGGATCCGCGTTGAAATTGAATGGATAAGTGCAGATGATGACGTCAGTGTGGATGACCTCAGACACCTTGACTCCATACTTATCCCTGGCGGCTTCGGTGAGAGGGGTATATCAGGGAAACTCGATGCTGTTAGATTCGCCCTTCAGGAGAAGATCCCCATCTTCGGTATATGCCTGGGGATGCAGTGCATGGTTATAGAATTTGCAAGGCTCAATGGAATGGAGGGCGCCAACAGTACAGAGTTCGATCCGGACACACCCTACCCTGTGATCGACATGATGGAGGAGCAGAAGAGGATAAGGAAGATGGGTGGAACCATGCGCCTCGGCTCCTATGACTGCAGGGTCAGGAAGGGCACCCTTGCACATGAGGCCTACGGGGAGGAACTTGTAACCGAGAGGCACAGGCACCGGTTTGAGGTGAACAATGAATTCCGGGATGAACTTGAGGAGAAAGGCCTTGTAATTTCAGGAACATCACCTGATGAATTTCTGGTTGAGATGGTTGAAATCAGGGACCACCCATGGTTCCTGGGATGCCAGTTCCACCCTGAGTTTAAATCAAGGCCAAACAGGGCACATCCACTCTTTGTATCATTCCTGAAGGCGGCATTTGAAAATAAGGGGTCCTGA
- the gatC gene encoding Asp-tRNA(Asn) amidotransferase subunit GatC — translation MKIEKEAEKILKEFSRALEDVPELEETYYIVDNLNRTSEDDVEKTDPEKILRNAPVDEDGNIVVERGEWTQ, via the coding sequence ATGAAGATAGAGAAAGAGGCTGAGAAAATCCTCAAGGAATTCTCAAGGGCACTTGAAGACGTCCCCGAACTTGAGGAAACATATTACATCGTTGATAACCTTAACAGGACAAGCGAGGATGATGTTGAGAAGACCGACCCTGAGAAGATCCTCAGAAACGCCCCTGTTGATGAGGACGGCAACATAGTTGTTGAGAGGGGTGAATGGACCCAGTAG